In Corythoichthys intestinalis isolate RoL2023-P3 chromosome 11, ASM3026506v1, whole genome shotgun sequence, a single genomic region encodes these proteins:
- the fam193b gene encoding protein FAM193B isoform X2, translating to MARKKSKQQGVAQKELVPGQQTVPKNPVSPGDATGGDGGGEDAGDRLNTTRANQVPLSHSSSCKFQGCGNGYPEQSTVDWDPSSFLSAHKLSGLWNSAHTNGGDHCNHNAPLHIQQGITAGSACQEKRGLHEAPGKSAKAPIAKVCPYSHPLTQNSSGSTAGTPLSTSTDLCKTTPKHFKNVCRRPTPPGEAFHTSDHHLHTDLSVPPNSPTGLSSQHTSRLPPKSNSGQHNHVTSSSANAVAGHTPFSPLVPNLHGSTAKRASCSPESPTLAHKSSPCKNPHIPPVNTQHSKSGTPVAGCNHSCNGHSTGSVPSTNVGNVSAGACRDQACKGHKWTALEIEEVEDEDSSSERSSCASSSTNQKDGKYCDCCYCEFFGHNAPPAAPTSRNYAEIREKLRSRLTRRKEELPQRQDSELTGSGAIDNRDVDELLDFINSSEPKPVNSAKAAKRARHKQKKKEKALQSNATTTASDPLSNPSECIDEPMPDTAEASRLLDWPQLELERVNSFLTSRLEEIKNTIKDSIRASFSMYDLNLDVNDFPKKAATLEGNHLLSHLNGSSDLQQIDLDLAPLSLGTFKNHLDIVNGWEDTNTQNTATTTTATAPATALSGGSKDIQRLNTTPSLSKLIRVRSPEKCTSSASDSPPQVPAQVTAKSKEDISDPKNSTIGNGGTKSKKSKKQQQKLEPSFTEHNSKVTESKMTEIICNGSKVALKQVHQPVDNQRNGLKKAEDSRSSRNSAANGANVGPSNSHKIKGDTEMRAVRCEQEFESKSHLAILTNGQHQVQSKGKNKKNKNKGEKSTGAIDDVFLPKDVDPTEMDETDREVEYFKRFCLDSAKQTRRKVAVNWSNFSLKKVPSNAAQ from the exons GTACCATTGTCACACTCTTCCTCTTGTAAGTTCCAGGGCTGTGGGAATGGCTACCCGGAGCAAAGTACTGTGGATTGGGACCCGAGTTCCTTCCTGTCAGCCCACAAACTCTCAGGGCTCTGGAACTCGGCCCACACCAACGGAGGGGATCACTGCAACCACAACGCGCCCTTACACATACAACAAG GTATTACAGCAGGATCAGCCTGCCAGGAGAAGAGAGGACTTCACGAAGCACCCGGAAAATCTGCTAAAGCCCCAATCGCCAAAGTGTGCCCCTACAGTCACCCGCTTACCCAGAATTCCAGTGGCTCGACTGCTGGGACCCCCCTGTCTACCTCAACTGACCTGTGCAAGACCACTCCCAAGCATTTCAAGAATGTGTGCCGTCGACCAACGCCACCAG GTGAAGCCTTCCACACCAGTGACCATCATCTACACACAGACTTGTCGGTACCGCCCAATAGTCCCACGGGCCTGTCTTCACAGCATACCTCCCGACTACCACCCAAATCCAATTCGGGACAACACAACCACGTAACTTCCTCATCTGCCAATGCTGTCGCAGGCCACACTCCTTTCTCCCCCCTGGTACCCAATCTCCATGGGTCCACAGCAAAAAGGGCTTCTTGTAGTCCTGAGAGTCCGACATTAGCTCATAAGTCCAGTCCCTGCAAAAATCCCCACATTCCTCCTGTGAACACACAACATAGCAAATCGGGCACACCTGTGGCAGGCTGTAACCACAGTTGTAATGGACACAGTACGGGATCTGTGCCCTCTACAAATGTGGGAAACGTGTCAGCTGGGGCCTGCAG GGACCAGGCATGTAAGGGGCACAAATGGACAGCACTAGAGATAGAGGAAGTTGAAGATGAAGACAGTAGCTCTGAGAGAAGCTCTTGCGCATCCTCTTCCACAAACCAGAAGGACGGAAAGTACTGCGACTGCTGTTATTGCGAGTTCTTTGGACACAATGCG CCGCCAGCTGCTCCGACGAGTCGAAACTATGCTGAGATCCGAGAGAAGCTCCGGTCACGACTCACCAGACGCAAGGAAGAGCTGCCTCAGCGCCAGGACTCAGAACTGACAGGGTCTGGTGCCATTGACAACCGGGATGTAGATGAATTGCTAGACTTCATCAACAGTTCTGAGCCCAAACCCGTTAACAGTGCCAAGGCGGCCAAAAGGGCAAGGCACAAACAAAAGAAGAAG GAAAAAGCTCTACAGAGCAATGCGACTACTACAGCCAGTGATCCCCTATCTAATCCATCAGAGTGCATAGATGAGCCCATGCCTGACACTGCTGAAGCCTCACGGTTATTGGATTGGCCCCAGCTGGAACTTGAGCGGGTCAACAGTTTTCTCACCAGTCGACTGGAAGAGATTAAAAACACCATCAAAGACTCCATTCGGGCTTCGTTTAGCATGTACGACCTCAATCTGGACGTCAATGACTTCCCAAAAAAGGCAGCTACGCTGGAAGGCAACCATTTACTGTCTCATCTGAACGGCTCCTCTGATTTGCAGCAGATAGACCTCGACTTGGCCCCTCTTTCGTTGGGAACCTTTAAGAACCATCTGGACATAGTTAATGGATGGGAGGACACAAACACCCAGAATACCGCCACTACCACCACCGCCACAGCCCCAGCTACTGCACTCTCGGGCGGGTCCAAGGACATCCAGCGCTTGAACACTACACCCAGTCTTTCCAAGCTCATTAGAGTCCGTTCCCCAGAAAAATGCACTTCCTCCGCATCTGATAGTCCACCACAGGTACCGGCCCAAGTTACAGCTAAATCAAAGGAGGATATTTCAGATCCTAAGAACAGCACAATTGGGAATGGTGGTACAAAGTCAAAGAAGAGTAAAAAGCAACAGCAAAAATTGGAGCCGTCGTTTACAGAGCACAATTCTAAAGTCACAGAGTCAAAAATGACTGAAATAATTTGTAATGGCTCAAAAGTTGCACTTAAACAAGTTCATCAACCAGTGGACAACCAGAGAAATGGTTTGAAAAAAGCTGAGGATAGCAGATCATCCAGAAATTCAGCAGCCAATGGAGCTAACGTTGGCCCATCCAATTCACACAAGATTAAAGGTGACACCGAGATGCGTGCAGTCCGATGTGAACAGGAATTCGAAAGCAAGTCTCATCTAGCCATTCTGACAAACGGGCAGCATCAGGTGCAAtccaaggggaaaaataagaagAACAAGAACAAGGGTGAAAAATCTACTGGTGCTATTG atgatGTCTTTCTCCCAAAAGATGTGGATCCTACAGAAATGGATGAAACTGATAGAGAAGTGGAATACTttaaaag
- the fam193b gene encoding protein FAM193B isoform X1: MARKKSKQQGVAQKELVPGQQTVPKNPVSPGDATGGDGGGEDAGDRLNTTRANQSMHTCCLLCHREFKDWGANSVNGLHAVHDTKLADAVPVQALLWDAPCRKLAESLLGEVPLWICQSCCKSVEEEERRSAQEQATGVPLSHSSSCKFQGCGNGYPEQSTVDWDPSSFLSAHKLSGLWNSAHTNGGDHCNHNAPLHIQQGITAGSACQEKRGLHEAPGKSAKAPIAKVCPYSHPLTQNSSGSTAGTPLSTSTDLCKTTPKHFKNVCRRPTPPGEAFHTSDHHLHTDLSVPPNSPTGLSSQHTSRLPPKSNSGQHNHVTSSSANAVAGHTPFSPLVPNLHGSTAKRASCSPESPTLAHKSSPCKNPHIPPVNTQHSKSGTPVAGCNHSCNGHSTGSVPSTNVGNVSAGACRDQACKGHKWTALEIEEVEDEDSSSERSSCASSSTNQKDGKYCDCCYCEFFGHNAPPAAPTSRNYAEIREKLRSRLTRRKEELPQRQDSELTGSGAIDNRDVDELLDFINSSEPKPVNSAKAAKRARHKQKKKEKALQSNATTTASDPLSNPSECIDEPMPDTAEASRLLDWPQLELERVNSFLTSRLEEIKNTIKDSIRASFSMYDLNLDVNDFPKKAATLEGNHLLSHLNGSSDLQQIDLDLAPLSLGTFKNHLDIVNGWEDTNTQNTATTTTATAPATALSGGSKDIQRLNTTPSLSKLIRVRSPEKCTSSASDSPPQVPAQVTAKSKEDISDPKNSTIGNGGTKSKKSKKQQQKLEPSFTEHNSKVTESKMTEIICNGSKVALKQVHQPVDNQRNGLKKAEDSRSSRNSAANGANVGPSNSHKIKGDTEMRAVRCEQEFESKSHLAILTNGQHQVQSKGKNKKNKNKGEKSTGAIDDVFLPKDVDPTEMDETDREVEYFKRFCLDSAKQTRRKVAVNWSNFSLKKVPSNAAQ; the protein is encoded by the exons TCGATGCATACCTGCTGCCTCCTGTGCCACCGTGAATTTAAGGACTGGGGGGCGAACTCAGTGAACGGGCTCCATGCGGTACACGACACCAAACTGGCTGACGCTGTGCCTGTACAGGCCTTATTGTGGGACGCGCCATGCCGTAAGTTGGCTGAGTCCCTGCTGGGAGAGGTGCCTCTGTGGATCTGTCAGAGCTGCTGCAAGAGTGTGGAGGAGGAGGAAAGAAGGAGTGCCCAGGAGCAGGCAACAGGG GTACCATTGTCACACTCTTCCTCTTGTAAGTTCCAGGGCTGTGGGAATGGCTACCCGGAGCAAAGTACTGTGGATTGGGACCCGAGTTCCTTCCTGTCAGCCCACAAACTCTCAGGGCTCTGGAACTCGGCCCACACCAACGGAGGGGATCACTGCAACCACAACGCGCCCTTACACATACAACAAG GTATTACAGCAGGATCAGCCTGCCAGGAGAAGAGAGGACTTCACGAAGCACCCGGAAAATCTGCTAAAGCCCCAATCGCCAAAGTGTGCCCCTACAGTCACCCGCTTACCCAGAATTCCAGTGGCTCGACTGCTGGGACCCCCCTGTCTACCTCAACTGACCTGTGCAAGACCACTCCCAAGCATTTCAAGAATGTGTGCCGTCGACCAACGCCACCAG GTGAAGCCTTCCACACCAGTGACCATCATCTACACACAGACTTGTCGGTACCGCCCAATAGTCCCACGGGCCTGTCTTCACAGCATACCTCCCGACTACCACCCAAATCCAATTCGGGACAACACAACCACGTAACTTCCTCATCTGCCAATGCTGTCGCAGGCCACACTCCTTTCTCCCCCCTGGTACCCAATCTCCATGGGTCCACAGCAAAAAGGGCTTCTTGTAGTCCTGAGAGTCCGACATTAGCTCATAAGTCCAGTCCCTGCAAAAATCCCCACATTCCTCCTGTGAACACACAACATAGCAAATCGGGCACACCTGTGGCAGGCTGTAACCACAGTTGTAATGGACACAGTACGGGATCTGTGCCCTCTACAAATGTGGGAAACGTGTCAGCTGGGGCCTGCAG GGACCAGGCATGTAAGGGGCACAAATGGACAGCACTAGAGATAGAGGAAGTTGAAGATGAAGACAGTAGCTCTGAGAGAAGCTCTTGCGCATCCTCTTCCACAAACCAGAAGGACGGAAAGTACTGCGACTGCTGTTATTGCGAGTTCTTTGGACACAATGCG CCGCCAGCTGCTCCGACGAGTCGAAACTATGCTGAGATCCGAGAGAAGCTCCGGTCACGACTCACCAGACGCAAGGAAGAGCTGCCTCAGCGCCAGGACTCAGAACTGACAGGGTCTGGTGCCATTGACAACCGGGATGTAGATGAATTGCTAGACTTCATCAACAGTTCTGAGCCCAAACCCGTTAACAGTGCCAAGGCGGCCAAAAGGGCAAGGCACAAACAAAAGAAGAAG GAAAAAGCTCTACAGAGCAATGCGACTACTACAGCCAGTGATCCCCTATCTAATCCATCAGAGTGCATAGATGAGCCCATGCCTGACACTGCTGAAGCCTCACGGTTATTGGATTGGCCCCAGCTGGAACTTGAGCGGGTCAACAGTTTTCTCACCAGTCGACTGGAAGAGATTAAAAACACCATCAAAGACTCCATTCGGGCTTCGTTTAGCATGTACGACCTCAATCTGGACGTCAATGACTTCCCAAAAAAGGCAGCTACGCTGGAAGGCAACCATTTACTGTCTCATCTGAACGGCTCCTCTGATTTGCAGCAGATAGACCTCGACTTGGCCCCTCTTTCGTTGGGAACCTTTAAGAACCATCTGGACATAGTTAATGGATGGGAGGACACAAACACCCAGAATACCGCCACTACCACCACCGCCACAGCCCCAGCTACTGCACTCTCGGGCGGGTCCAAGGACATCCAGCGCTTGAACACTACACCCAGTCTTTCCAAGCTCATTAGAGTCCGTTCCCCAGAAAAATGCACTTCCTCCGCATCTGATAGTCCACCACAGGTACCGGCCCAAGTTACAGCTAAATCAAAGGAGGATATTTCAGATCCTAAGAACAGCACAATTGGGAATGGTGGTACAAAGTCAAAGAAGAGTAAAAAGCAACAGCAAAAATTGGAGCCGTCGTTTACAGAGCACAATTCTAAAGTCACAGAGTCAAAAATGACTGAAATAATTTGTAATGGCTCAAAAGTTGCACTTAAACAAGTTCATCAACCAGTGGACAACCAGAGAAATGGTTTGAAAAAAGCTGAGGATAGCAGATCATCCAGAAATTCAGCAGCCAATGGAGCTAACGTTGGCCCATCCAATTCACACAAGATTAAAGGTGACACCGAGATGCGTGCAGTCCGATGTGAACAGGAATTCGAAAGCAAGTCTCATCTAGCCATTCTGACAAACGGGCAGCATCAGGTGCAAtccaaggggaaaaataagaagAACAAGAACAAGGGTGAAAAATCTACTGGTGCTATTG atgatGTCTTTCTCCCAAAAGATGTGGATCCTACAGAAATGGATGAAACTGATAGAGAAGTGGAATACTttaaaag